A genomic segment from Danio aesculapii chromosome 17, fDanAes4.1, whole genome shotgun sequence encodes:
- the mrpl33 gene encoding 39S ribosomal protein L33, mitochondrial, producing MFLTTVNFAKSKSKTLLVQMVSAAGTGYCFNTKRGRLREKLVLRKNDPIVNKHVLFFEKKKVRSL from the exons ATGTTTCTCACTACTGTGAACT TTGCCAAGAGCAAGTCCAA GACGCTGCTGGTTCAGATGGTGAGTGCTGCTGGCACTGGTTATTGTTTTAACACCAAAAGAGGACGACTGAGAGAAAAACTGGTTTTGCGAAAGAATGACCCCATAG TAAACAAACATGTTCTGTTCTTTGAAAAGAAGAAGGTACGATCTCTTTAA